A stretch of Caballeronia sp. SL2Y3 DNA encodes these proteins:
- a CDS encoding ABC transporter substrate-binding protein — MALALGCTMTLAAHAADKQLKAIGITVGSLGNPYFVTISKGAEAKAKAINPNAKVTAVSSDYDMNKQFTQIDNFISAHVDMILLNAVDPKAIEPAVKKAKAAGIVVVAVDVAAAGADATVQTNNVQAGQLACDFLAKKLNGKGNVVIENGPQVSAVIDRVNGCKSVLAKNPGIKVLSDDQDAKGSREGGMNAMQGYLTRFPKLDGLFAINDPQAIGSDLAAKQLHRSNLVITSVDGAPDIENALKTDTLIQASASQDPWSMAQQAVSVGYDLMNGKKPSSTMILMPSTLVTRENVANYKGWSAPH, encoded by the coding sequence ATGGCCCTCGCGCTCGGATGCACGATGACGCTCGCCGCGCACGCGGCGGACAAGCAACTGAAGGCCATCGGCATCACGGTCGGCTCGCTCGGCAACCCGTACTTCGTGACCATTTCGAAGGGCGCGGAAGCCAAGGCGAAGGCCATCAATCCGAACGCGAAGGTCACGGCCGTCTCGTCCGACTACGACATGAACAAGCAGTTCACGCAGATCGACAACTTCATCTCGGCGCACGTCGACATGATCCTGTTGAACGCCGTCGATCCGAAGGCCATCGAGCCGGCGGTGAAGAAGGCGAAGGCGGCGGGTATCGTCGTGGTCGCGGTGGACGTCGCGGCGGCGGGCGCGGACGCGACCGTGCAGACCAACAACGTGCAGGCCGGCCAGCTCGCGTGCGACTTCCTCGCGAAGAAGCTCAACGGCAAAGGCAATGTCGTGATCGAGAACGGGCCGCAAGTGTCGGCGGTGATCGACCGCGTGAACGGGTGCAAGTCCGTGCTCGCGAAGAACCCCGGCATCAAGGTGCTGTCCGACGATCAGGATGCGAAAGGCTCGCGCGAAGGCGGCATGAACGCGATGCAGGGCTATCTCACGCGCTTCCCGAAGCTCGACGGCCTGTTCGCGATCAACGATCCGCAAGCTATCGGCAGCGATCTCGCGGCGAAGCAGCTGCATCGCTCGAATCTGGTGATTACGTCGGTGGACGGCGCACCGGATATCGAAAACGCGCTCAAGACCGATACGCTGATTCAGGCGTCCGCGAGCCAGGACCCGTGGTCGATGGCGCAGCAGGCGGTGAGCGTCGGCTATGACCTGATGAACGGCAAGAAGCCGAGCAGCACGATGATCCTGATGCCGTCGACGCTCGTCACGCGCGAAAACGTCGCCAATTACAAGGGCTGGTCGGCGCCGCATTAA
- a CDS encoding cytochrome P450/oxidoreductase has product MTDANTATSETTPATQCPFHSTAPNGCPVSARAADFDPFSDGYQQDPPEYVRWAREQEPVFYSPKLGYWVVTRYDDIKAIFRDNLTFSPSIALEKITPTGPEANAVLASYGFALNRTLVNEDEPAHMPRRRALMDPFTPEALAHHEPMVRALTREYLDRFIDDGRADLVDQMLWEVPLTVALHFLGVPEEDMDTLREYSIAHTVNTWGRPKPEEQVAVAHAVGKFWQYAGKVLDKMREDPSGPGWMQYGIRKQQTLPDVVTDSYLHSMMMAGIVAAHETTANAAANAIKLLLQHGQAWRDICEDPSLIPNAVEECLRHNGSVAAWRRLATRDVKIGGIDIPAGAKLLIVTSSANHDSHQFADADLFDIRRENASDQLTFGYGAHQCMGKNLARMEMQIFLDELTRRLPHMRLAEQRFTYVPNTSFRGPEHLHVEWDPALNPERTNPSVREPRATVRIGEPSSHAVSRAVIVESVSMCADRIARVRLVAADGRALPRWAPGSHIDVICGDSGISRQYSLCGDPADSAAYEIAVLRETASRGGSAWVHDTVKPGAHWRIRGPRNHFRLDPAARRVVLIAGGIGSTPISAMARHAREQGIEYQIHYSGRSRASMAFIDDLSALHGERLRLYVSEEGARNDFSALRIEEDTQVYACGPARMMEALSAASARWPEGALKMEHFESTLGALDPSTEHAFEVELRDSGLTLTVPPDQTLLTTLRRANIDIQSDCEEGLCGSCEIRVLDGEVDHRDVVLTKEERLTNTRMMACCSRAKGIRLVLAI; this is encoded by the coding sequence ATGACCGACGCAAACACCGCGACTTCCGAGACGACACCCGCGACGCAATGCCCCTTCCACTCGACCGCGCCGAACGGCTGCCCGGTGAGCGCGCGCGCCGCGGACTTCGATCCGTTCAGCGACGGCTATCAGCAAGACCCGCCCGAGTACGTGCGCTGGGCGCGCGAACAGGAGCCGGTGTTCTACAGCCCGAAGCTCGGCTACTGGGTCGTCACGCGCTACGACGACATCAAGGCGATCTTTCGCGACAACCTCACGTTCAGCCCGTCGATCGCGCTGGAGAAGATCACGCCGACCGGGCCGGAAGCGAACGCGGTGCTCGCGTCGTACGGCTTCGCGCTCAACCGCACGCTCGTCAACGAGGACGAACCTGCGCACATGCCACGCCGTCGCGCGCTGATGGATCCGTTCACGCCCGAGGCGCTCGCGCATCACGAGCCGATGGTCCGCGCGCTCACGCGCGAGTATCTCGATCGCTTCATCGACGATGGCCGCGCCGATCTCGTCGATCAGATGTTGTGGGAAGTGCCGCTGACCGTCGCGCTGCATTTTCTCGGCGTGCCCGAGGAGGACATGGACACGCTGCGCGAATATTCGATCGCGCATACGGTGAATACGTGGGGCCGGCCGAAGCCGGAGGAGCAGGTCGCGGTCGCGCATGCGGTCGGCAAGTTCTGGCAGTACGCGGGCAAGGTGCTCGACAAGATGCGCGAGGACCCGTCCGGCCCCGGCTGGATGCAGTACGGCATCCGCAAGCAGCAGACACTGCCCGACGTTGTTACGGACTCCTATCTGCATTCGATGATGATGGCGGGCATCGTCGCGGCGCACGAGACCACGGCCAACGCGGCGGCCAACGCGATCAAGCTGTTGCTGCAACACGGCCAGGCGTGGCGCGACATCTGCGAAGACCCGAGCCTGATTCCGAACGCGGTCGAAGAGTGCCTGCGGCACAACGGATCGGTCGCGGCGTGGCGGCGGCTCGCGACGCGCGACGTGAAGATCGGCGGAATCGACATTCCGGCGGGCGCGAAGCTGTTGATCGTGACGTCATCCGCCAACCATGACTCGCATCAGTTCGCGGACGCCGACCTCTTCGACATCCGCCGCGAAAATGCCAGCGATCAGCTGACGTTCGGCTACGGCGCGCATCAGTGCATGGGCAAGAATCTCGCGCGTATGGAGATGCAGATTTTCCTCGACGAACTCACGCGCCGCCTGCCGCACATGCGGCTCGCCGAGCAGCGCTTCACGTACGTGCCGAACACGTCGTTTCGCGGGCCCGAGCATCTCCACGTCGAATGGGACCCCGCGCTGAATCCCGAGCGCACGAATCCGTCGGTGCGCGAGCCGCGCGCGACGGTGCGCATCGGCGAGCCGTCGTCGCATGCTGTGAGCCGCGCGGTGATCGTCGAATCGGTGTCGATGTGCGCGGATCGCATCGCGCGTGTTCGCCTCGTCGCGGCCGATGGCCGCGCGCTGCCGCGCTGGGCGCCGGGCTCGCATATCGACGTCATCTGCGGCGACAGCGGCATCTCACGGCAGTATTCGCTCTGCGGCGATCCGGCCGATTCGGCCGCCTACGAGATCGCCGTGTTGCGCGAGACCGCGAGCCGCGGCGGCTCGGCATGGGTACACGACACCGTGAAGCCTGGCGCGCACTGGCGCATTCGCGGACCCCGCAATCACTTCCGGCTCGATCCCGCTGCGCGCAGGGTCGTGCTGATTGCCGGAGGCATCGGCAGCACGCCGATCAGCGCGATGGCGCGCCACGCGCGCGAGCAGGGCATCGAATACCAGATTCACTATAGCGGTCGCAGCCGCGCGTCGATGGCGTTCATCGACGACCTGAGCGCGCTGCATGGCGAACGGCTGCGCCTGTACGTATCGGAGGAGGGCGCGCGCAACGACTTTTCGGCGCTGCGCATCGAGGAGGACACGCAAGTCTATGCGTGCGGCCCGGCACGCATGATGGAAGCGCTGTCGGCCGCAAGCGCCCGGTGGCCCGAAGGCGCGCTGAAGATGGAGCATTTCGAATCCACGCTGGGCGCGCTGGACCCGTCCACGGAGCACGCATTCGAAGTCGAACTGCGGGATTCCGGTCTGACGTTGACCGTTCCGCCCGATCAGACGCTTCTGACCACACTCAGGCGCGCGAACATCGATATTCAAAGCGATTGCGAAGAAGGACTATGCGGATCGTGCGAGATTCGCGTGCTGGACGGTGAAGTCGATCATCGCGATGTTGTATTGACCAAAGAAGAGCGATTAACGAATACCAGAATGATGGCGTGTTGTTCACGAGCCAAAGGTATCAGACTGGTCTTGGCGATTTAA
- a CDS encoding dienelactone hydrolase family protein: MAGTFTDIAIHEGGPMRAYVTRPAQGSGPGLLLLHDAAGLDNFTQSTAERFAEEGYVVLAPELAGREHRGGGVSMENLAAVIEALRALPEHAGKVGAVGFGAGGRLAVQAAANADIDCAVAYYPDDLAACLDDLRTIRCPMVFHFAETQASDAFASKPQIQRYIYSGCAPGFAAPATSTDSPYDKPAALMAYSRTLGLLREVLGPVYDLDRLWEQHCYFEFATRDVDAVMPTMVAEPYVNHVPTMTGGVGYDELKRFYRYHFVHSNPDDTKLIPVSRTIGADRIVDEFVFCATHDREIDWLLPGLAPTGRYFEVPMLAVVRFRGDKLYNEHIYWDQASVLVQIGVLDPTGLPVAGRETARKMIDETRPSNTLMRNWASSEGKPV; encoded by the coding sequence ATGGCTGGGACTTTTACCGACATCGCCATCCACGAAGGCGGCCCGATGCGCGCGTACGTGACACGCCCGGCGCAAGGCTCGGGACCGGGACTGCTGCTCTTGCACGACGCCGCGGGCCTGGACAACTTCACGCAATCGACCGCCGAGCGTTTCGCCGAAGAGGGCTATGTCGTGCTGGCGCCGGAGTTGGCGGGGCGCGAGCATCGGGGCGGTGGCGTGTCGATGGAAAACCTGGCGGCGGTCATCGAGGCCCTGCGCGCGCTGCCGGAACATGCGGGCAAAGTCGGCGCGGTCGGCTTCGGCGCGGGCGGGCGGCTTGCCGTGCAGGCGGCGGCGAACGCGGACATCGACTGCGCGGTGGCCTACTATCCCGACGACCTCGCCGCCTGCCTCGACGACCTGCGCACCATCCGCTGCCCGATGGTCTTCCATTTCGCGGAAACGCAAGCGAGCGACGCCTTCGCCAGCAAGCCCCAGATACAGCGCTATATATATAGCGGCTGCGCGCCCGGTTTCGCCGCGCCCGCCACGTCCACCGACTCGCCGTACGACAAACCCGCCGCGCTGATGGCCTACTCGCGCACGCTCGGCTTGCTGCGCGAGGTGCTCGGTCCGGTCTACGACCTCGACCGCCTGTGGGAACAGCACTGCTATTTCGAATTCGCGACACGCGATGTCGACGCCGTCATGCCGACCATGGTCGCCGAGCCGTACGTCAACCATGTTCCGACGATGACGGGCGGCGTCGGATACGACGAGCTGAAACGCTTCTACCGATACCACTTCGTCCACTCGAACCCGGACGACACGAAGCTGATTCCGGTCTCGCGCACGATCGGCGCGGACCGGATCGTCGACGAATTCGTGTTCTGCGCGACGCATGATCGCGAAATCGACTGGCTGCTGCCGGGCCTCGCTCCCACGGGCCGCTATTTCGAAGTGCCGATGCTCGCGGTGGTCCGTTTTCGCGGCGACAAGCTCTATAACGAACACATCTATTGGGATCAGGCGTCGGTGCTGGTGCAGATCGGCGTGCTCGATCCAACCGGCTTGCCTGTCGCCGGTCGCGAAACGGCGCGCAAGATGATCGACGAGACGCGGCCCAGCAATACGCTGATGCGCAACTGGGCATCGAGCGAAGGAAAGCCGGTCTGA
- a CDS encoding ribose ABC transporter permease, translating to MANTTKHHDTGAAPVSSAESANQRQRRIEHRERMQVLMRTAGMLPVLILLCIGFGVVTDGFFSLQNISIVTQQASINIVLAAGMTFVILTGGIDLSVGSVLSAAAVTALLASNLQGMGWLGVPAALGVGLGFGVINGALIALLKLPPFIVTLGSLTAVRGIARLIGHDTTIFNPQLPFAFIGNDSILGVPWLVVIALAVVIVSWFILRRTVLGLRIYSVGGNPEAARLSGIKVWGIQMFVYAMSGLLAGLGAVMSAARLYAANGLQLGQSYELDAIAAVILGGTSFVGGVGSIVGTLVGALIIAVLSNGLVLLGVSDIWQYIIKGLVIIGAVALDRYRQRGSART from the coding sequence ATGGCTAACACGACGAAACACCACGACACGGGCGCAGCCCCTGTTTCAAGCGCCGAAAGCGCGAACCAGCGGCAGCGCCGCATCGAGCATCGCGAGCGCATGCAAGTGCTGATGCGCACGGCGGGCATGTTGCCCGTGCTGATTCTGCTGTGCATCGGCTTCGGTGTGGTCACCGACGGCTTCTTCAGCTTGCAGAACATCTCGATCGTCACGCAGCAGGCGTCGATCAACATCGTGCTCGCGGCGGGCATGACCTTCGTGATTCTGACGGGCGGCATCGACCTGTCGGTCGGCTCGGTGCTGTCGGCGGCGGCGGTCACGGCGCTGCTCGCGTCGAACCTGCAAGGCATGGGCTGGCTCGGCGTGCCCGCGGCGCTCGGCGTCGGGCTCGGCTTCGGCGTCATCAACGGCGCGCTGATCGCGCTCTTGAAACTGCCGCCCTTCATCGTGACGCTCGGCTCGTTGACCGCCGTGCGCGGCATCGCGCGGCTGATCGGTCACGACACGACCATCTTCAATCCGCAACTGCCGTTCGCGTTCATCGGCAACGATTCGATTCTCGGCGTGCCGTGGCTCGTCGTGATCGCGCTCGCGGTCGTGATCGTCTCGTGGTTCATCCTGCGGCGCACGGTGCTCGGCCTGCGCATCTATTCGGTCGGCGGCAATCCGGAAGCGGCGCGGCTTTCGGGCATCAAGGTCTGGGGCATCCAGATGTTCGTCTACGCGATGTCGGGCCTGCTCGCCGGACTGGGCGCGGTCATGTCCGCCGCGCGGCTCTATGCGGCGAACGGCCTGCAACTCGGCCAGTCGTATGAACTCGACGCCATCGCCGCGGTCATTCTGGGCGGCACGAGCTTCGTGGGCGGCGTCGGCTCGATCGTCGGCACGCTGGTGGGCGCGCTCATCATCGCGGTGCTGTCGAACGGCCTCGTGCTGCTCGGCGTCTCGGACATCTGGCAGTACATCATCAAGGGCCTCGTCATTATCGGCGCGGTGGCGCTCGACCGTTATCGCCAGCGCGGATCGGCGCGTACGTAA
- the phbB gene encoding acetoacetyl-CoA reductase: MTKRIAVVTGGMGGLGEAISIKLNDAGYAVVVTHSPGNTIVSDWLASMDRQGRNFRAYPVDVADYEASQHCIAKIQREVGPISILVNNAGITQDTTFKKMTKVNWDAVLRTNLDSVFNMTKPVCEDMVTRGWGRIINISSVNGSKGQIGQTNYAAAKAGMHGFTKSLALEVAKKGVTVNTISPGYLATKMVTAVPQDILESKILPQIPAGRLGKPEEVAALVAFLCSDDAGFVTGANIAINGGQHMH, translated from the coding sequence ATGACTAAGCGTATTGCAGTGGTAACGGGCGGCATGGGCGGCCTCGGTGAAGCTATCAGCATCAAGCTGAACGACGCGGGCTATGCCGTCGTCGTCACGCATTCGCCGGGCAACACGATCGTCTCCGACTGGCTCGCCAGCATGGACCGGCAGGGGCGCAACTTCCGCGCGTACCCCGTCGACGTCGCCGACTACGAAGCAAGCCAGCACTGCATCGCGAAGATTCAGCGCGAAGTCGGACCGATCAGCATTCTCGTGAACAACGCGGGCATCACGCAGGACACCACGTTCAAGAAGATGACGAAGGTGAACTGGGACGCCGTCCTGCGCACGAACCTGGATTCCGTGTTCAACATGACGAAGCCCGTCTGCGAGGATATGGTCACGCGCGGCTGGGGCCGCATCATCAATATCTCGTCGGTGAATGGCTCGAAAGGGCAGATCGGGCAGACCAACTACGCGGCGGCGAAAGCGGGCATGCACGGTTTCACCAAGTCGCTCGCGCTGGAAGTGGCGAAGAAGGGCGTGACCGTCAACACCATCTCGCCGGGCTATCTCGCGACCAAAATGGTGACGGCCGTTCCGCAGGACATTCTGGAGTCCAAAATTCTTCCGCAGATTCCGGCGGGCCGTCTCGGCAAGCCCGAAGAGGTCGCGGCGCTCGTGGCGTTTCTCTGTTCGGACGATGCGGGCTTCGTGACTGGCGCGAACATCGCGATCAACGGCGGCCAGCACATGCATTGA
- a CDS encoding acetyl-CoA C-acetyltransferase has protein sequence MNDVVIVSAARTAVGKFGGSLAKIAAPELGATVIRAVLERAGLKPEQISEVILGQVLTAGSGQNPARQSVIKAGLPEMVPGMTINKVCGSGLKAVMLAANAIIAGDSEIIVAGGQENMSAAPHVLPGSRDGFRMGDAKLIDSMIVDGLWDVYNNYHMGTTAENVAKEYGITREAQDAFAALSQNKAEAAQKAGRFNDEIVPVSIPQRKGEPIQFATDEFVRHGVTAEALAGLKPAFSKEGTVTAANASGINDGAAAVVVMSAKKAEALGLTPLARIKAYASAGVDPKVMGMGPVPASKRCLERAGWSIDDLDLMEINEAFAAQALAVHKQMGWDQEKINVNGGAIAIGHPIGASGCRILVTLLHEMQKRDAKKGLASLCIGGGMGVALAVERL, from the coding sequence ATGAATGACGTAGTGATCGTATCGGCCGCGCGCACCGCGGTCGGCAAATTCGGCGGCTCGCTTGCGAAGATCGCAGCGCCGGAACTCGGCGCGACCGTGATTCGCGCGGTGCTCGAACGCGCGGGTCTGAAGCCCGAGCAAATCAGCGAAGTCATTCTAGGTCAGGTGCTGACCGCGGGCTCGGGCCAGAACCCGGCGCGTCAGTCGGTCATCAAGGCCGGCTTGCCCGAGATGGTCCCCGGCATGACGATCAACAAGGTCTGCGGCTCGGGGCTGAAGGCAGTGATGCTCGCGGCCAACGCGATCATCGCGGGCGATTCGGAGATCATCGTCGCGGGCGGCCAGGAGAACATGAGCGCGGCGCCGCACGTGCTGCCGGGCTCGCGCGACGGCTTCCGCATGGGCGACGCGAAGCTGATCGACTCGATGATCGTCGATGGTCTCTGGGACGTTTATAACAACTACCACATGGGCACCACCGCCGAGAACGTCGCGAAGGAATACGGCATCACGCGCGAAGCGCAGGACGCGTTCGCAGCCTTGTCGCAGAACAAGGCGGAAGCCGCGCAGAAGGCCGGCCGCTTCAACGACGAAATCGTGCCGGTGTCGATCCCGCAGCGCAAAGGCGAGCCGATCCAGTTCGCCACGGACGAGTTCGTGCGCCACGGGGTCACCGCCGAAGCGCTCGCGGGCCTGAAGCCCGCGTTCTCGAAGGAAGGCACGGTGACGGCGGCGAACGCATCGGGCATCAACGACGGCGCGGCGGCTGTCGTCGTGATGTCGGCAAAGAAGGCCGAAGCGCTCGGCCTCACGCCGCTCGCGCGCATCAAGGCATACGCGAGCGCGGGCGTCGATCCGAAGGTGATGGGCATGGGCCCCGTGCCGGCATCGAAGCGCTGTCTGGAACGCGCGGGCTGGAGCATCGACGATCTCGACCTGATGGAGATCAACGAAGCGTTCGCCGCGCAGGCGCTCGCGGTGCACAAGCAGATGGGCTGGGATCAGGAAAAGATCAACGTGAACGGCGGGGCGATTGCGATCGGGCATCCGATCGGCGCATCGGGCTGCCGCATTCTGGTCACGCTGCTGCACGAGATGCAGAAGCGCGATGCGAAGAAGGGCCTCGCCTCGCTGTGCATCGGCGGCGGCATGGGCGTCGCGCTGGCGGTCGAGCGGCTGTAA
- a CDS encoding DUF4148 domain-containing protein, protein MNVMLARKLAVSMIVAAFGVSVAAVSYAQDNSSTTDAAPSTKAQRKAARKEARAKKNAELKKLESAGYNPAQRDDASYPQDIQKAQKKAGIGQ, encoded by the coding sequence ATGAACGTAATGCTTGCCAGAAAGCTCGCCGTCTCGATGATCGTCGCTGCCTTCGGCGTGTCCGTCGCGGCCGTGTCGTATGCGCAGGACAACAGCAGCACGACCGACGCCGCGCCGTCGACCAAAGCCCAGCGCAAGGCCGCGCGCAAGGAAGCGCGCGCGAAGAAGAACGCCGAGCTGAAGAAGCTCGAAAGCGCGGGCTATAACCCGGCGCAGCGCGACGACGCGTCGTATCCGCAAGACATTCAGAAGGCCCAGAAGAAGGCCGGCATCGGTCAGTGA
- the lpdA gene encoding dihydrolipoyl dehydrogenase has protein sequence MARVEVKVPQLSESVTEATMLPWKKKAGDPVTQDEILVELETDKVVLEVPAPASGVLAEVLKQQGDIVHADELLAAIDTEAKAAAPSAAAPAPAPAPAPAAASEKPAAAPAQQASPAESAQEKADFDVIVIGAGPGGYIAAIRAAQLGMSVACVEEWINPAGKPKLGGTCLNVGCIPSKALLASSEAFENAKLHFGDHGISMDNLNVDIKKMIGRKEAIVEKITGGVEFLFRKNKITWLKGHGKLAGKAGGAFRIEVSGGGQDGTHTAKHVIIATGSKARHLPNVPVDNRIVSDNEGALAFDSAPKKLAVIGAGVIGLELGSVWRRLGAEVTILEALPEFLASTDTAIQKEAAKLFKKQGLTIHLGVKIENVKASDAGVSVSYTDKDGAAQTLDADRLIVSIGRVPNTDNLGLDSIGLATDQRGFIPVDGHCATTVPNVYAIGDVVRGPMLAHKAEDEGVLVAEIIDGQKPHIDYNCIPWVIYTHPEIAWVGQTEQALKAEGREYRTGQFPMMANGRALGIGETDGFIKMIADAKTDEILGVHIVSANASDLIAEAVVAMEFKAASEDIGIISHPHPSLSEVMREAALAVNKRALNI, from the coding sequence ATGGCCAGGGTTGAAGTCAAGGTTCCGCAGCTTTCCGAATCCGTCACCGAAGCGACGATGCTGCCGTGGAAAAAGAAAGCGGGCGACCCCGTGACGCAAGACGAGATTCTCGTCGAGCTGGAAACCGACAAGGTCGTGCTCGAAGTGCCCGCGCCCGCATCCGGCGTGCTGGCGGAAGTGCTCAAGCAGCAAGGCGATATCGTCCACGCCGACGAACTGCTCGCCGCCATCGACACCGAGGCGAAAGCCGCCGCGCCGTCTGCGGCCGCGCCCGCGCCCGCACCCGCCCCCGCGCCTGCCGCAGCATCTGAAAAGCCCGCCGCTGCTCCGGCGCAACAGGCGAGCCCGGCAGAGTCTGCGCAAGAAAAAGCCGACTTCGACGTGATCGTGATCGGCGCGGGCCCCGGTGGATACATCGCCGCGATCCGCGCCGCGCAGCTCGGCATGTCGGTCGCGTGCGTCGAGGAATGGATCAACCCGGCCGGCAAGCCGAAGCTCGGCGGCACGTGCCTTAACGTCGGCTGCATTCCTTCGAAGGCGCTGCTCGCGTCGTCCGAAGCGTTCGAGAACGCGAAGCTGCATTTCGGCGATCACGGCATTTCGATGGACAACCTGAACGTCGACATCAAGAAGATGATCGGGCGCAAGGAAGCCATCGTCGAGAAGATCACGGGCGGCGTGGAGTTCCTGTTTCGCAAGAACAAGATCACGTGGCTCAAGGGCCACGGCAAGCTCGCGGGCAAGGCGGGCGGCGCGTTTCGCATTGAAGTGAGCGGCGGCGGTCAGGACGGGACGCATACCGCGAAGCACGTGATCATCGCGACGGGTTCGAAAGCGCGGCATCTGCCGAACGTGCCCGTGGACAACCGCATCGTGTCCGACAACGAAGGCGCGCTCGCCTTCGACTCCGCGCCGAAGAAGCTCGCCGTGATCGGCGCGGGCGTGATCGGCCTGGAACTCGGTTCGGTGTGGCGCAGGCTCGGCGCGGAAGTGACGATTCTCGAAGCGCTGCCCGAATTTCTCGCCTCCACCGACACCGCGATCCAGAAAGAAGCCGCCAAGCTCTTCAAGAAGCAAGGGCTCACCATTCACCTCGGCGTGAAGATCGAGAACGTGAAGGCGTCGGATGCGGGCGTGTCCGTCTCGTACACCGACAAGGACGGCGCCGCGCAGACGCTCGACGCGGACCGCCTGATCGTATCCATCGGGCGCGTGCCGAACACCGACAATCTCGGGCTCGATTCCATCGGCCTCGCGACGGACCAGCGCGGCTTCATTCCCGTCGATGGCCATTGCGCGACGACGGTCCCCAACGTCTACGCGATTGGCGATGTCGTGCGCGGCCCGATGCTCGCGCACAAGGCCGAGGACGAAGGCGTGCTGGTGGCCGAGATCATCGACGGACAGAAGCCGCATATCGATTACAACTGCATCCCGTGGGTGATCTACACGCACCCGGAAATCGCGTGGGTCGGGCAGACGGAACAGGCGCTCAAGGCGGAAGGCCGCGAGTACCGCACCGGCCAGTTCCCGATGATGGCGAACGGGCGCGCGCTCGGCATCGGCGAGACGGACGGCTTCATCAAGATGATCGCGGATGCGAAGACCGACGAGATTCTCGGCGTGCACATCGTCTCGGCGAACGCGTCGGATCTGATCGCCGAAGCGGTCGTGGCGATGGAGTTCAAGGCGGCGTCGGAGGATATCGGCATCATTTCGCATCCGCATCCTTCGCTCTCGGAAGTGATGCGCGAGGCGGCGCTCGCGGTGAACAAGCGCGCGCTCAATATCTGA
- a CDS encoding Nramp family divalent metal transporter → MRDPRPAYKDARQDDLRPSLPEVYASVRVPTGGSWFRRLLAFAGPGYMISVGYMDPGNWATDIAGGSRFGYTLLAVILLSNLMAILLQALAVRLGVATGRDLAQACRDHYSRPVNLALWFACEMAIIACDLAEVIGTAIALKLLFDIPLVLGALITALDAFLLLLLVNRGFRFLEAFVIALLVVIAVCFALQIAAAAPPLAQVLRGFVPSPQIVANREMLYLAIGILGATVMPHNLYLHSSVVQTRAYGASVDARRDAIRWATIDSTLALTLALFINAAILVVAAAVFHGSGHDQVAEIADAFHLLSPLLGLGIASTLFAVALLASGLNSTVTATLAGQIVMEGFLRLRLPNWARRLLTRSIAITPVIAVTAIYGERATGQLLVLSQVVLSMQLPFAVVPLVRFVSDRQKMGVFVIGRWLAALAWLVAGVIVVLNVKLLADTLLS, encoded by the coding sequence ATGCGCGACCCTCGCCCCGCGTACAAAGATGCTCGACAGGACGATTTGCGCCCGAGTTTGCCGGAGGTCTACGCGTCGGTGCGAGTGCCCACCGGCGGCAGCTGGTTTCGGCGGCTCCTCGCGTTCGCCGGCCCCGGCTACATGATCTCCGTCGGCTACATGGACCCCGGCAATTGGGCGACGGATATCGCCGGCGGATCGCGCTTCGGCTACACCTTGCTCGCGGTCATCCTGTTGTCGAACTTGATGGCGATTCTGCTGCAGGCACTGGCCGTCCGGCTCGGTGTCGCGACGGGGCGCGATCTCGCGCAGGCCTGTCGCGATCATTACTCCCGGCCCGTCAATCTGGCGCTGTGGTTCGCGTGCGAAATGGCGATCATCGCGTGCGATCTCGCCGAGGTCATCGGCACCGCCATCGCGCTGAAGCTGTTGTTCGACATTCCGCTCGTGCTCGGCGCGCTGATCACGGCACTCGACGCCTTTCTTCTACTGCTCCTCGTCAACCGAGGATTCCGATTCCTCGAAGCATTCGTCATCGCGCTGCTGGTCGTCATCGCGGTCTGCTTTGCGCTGCAGATCGCCGCGGCGGCGCCGCCGCTCGCGCAGGTGCTGCGCGGCTTCGTTCCGTCGCCGCAAATCGTGGCGAACCGCGAGATGCTGTACCTCGCGATCGGCATTCTCGGCGCGACGGTCATGCCGCACAACCTGTATCTGCATTCGTCGGTCGTGCAGACGCGCGCCTATGGCGCTTCGGTGGATGCGCGCCGCGACGCGATCCGCTGGGCGACGATCGACAGCACCCTCGCGCTGACGCTCGCGCTGTTCATCAACGCCGCGATCCTCGTTGTCGCAGCGGCCGTCTTCCATGGCAGCGGTCACGATCAGGTGGCGGAAATCGCCGATGCGTTCCATCTCCTGTCGCCGCTGCTCGGTCTCGGTATCGCGTCGACCCTGTTCGCGGTCGCGCTGCTCGCCTCCGGTCTGAATTCGACGGTGACGGCTACGCTCGCCGGTCAGATCGTGATGGAAGGCTTCCTCCGGCTGCGCCTGCCGAACTGGGCGCGCCGCCTCCTGACGCGATCGATCGCCATCACGCCCGTGATCGCCGTCACCGCGATCTATGGCGAAAGAGCTACCGGCCAACTCCTCGTCTTGAGCCAGGTAGTCCTCTCGATGCAACTGCCGTTCGCCGTCGTGCCGCTCGTGCGCTTCGTCTCGGACCGCCAGAAGATGGGCGTCTTCGTGATCGGCCGATGGCTGGCGGCGCTCGCGTGGCTGGTCGCGGGCGTGATTGTCGTGTTGAATGTGAAGCTGCTTGCCGATACGCTGCTTTCCTGA